In Candidatus Defluviibacterium haderslevense, the following are encoded in one genomic region:
- a CDS encoding T9SS type A sorting domain-containing protein: MRNNNFSIAFLFMLIQFSSSEILNGQNLQFRTVCKLPPELKESSGLISNNHGATFWSHNDSDGKKIIYEIDSTCKLLRQVFIKNANSIDWEDITQDPSGNMYIGDFGNNNINRKDLTIYKIPNPSLIVEDTIIAESIHFTYLNQFDFPPANDQKNFDMEAMIWYRDSLHLFSKNRTTPFSGYTYHHVLPDKPGQYQTILRDSVVTGLGSMFQNWVTGAALSPNDDKLMFLSYDRGWLFAPFDPEHMIQNPRLVTFSNFSQTEGICFTSNNDLWITDELQSGIGGKLYHANLSQIIATNNLNFTSFQIYPNPSSNYIYINENNIQQIKLFSYNGLEINLPFESIDHRMDISTLINGFYILKLQKNNTWYSFKLIKT, from the coding sequence ATGCGTAATAATAATTTTAGCATTGCTTTTTTATTTATGCTCATTCAATTTTCGTCTTCTGAAATCTTGAATGGCCAAAATTTACAATTCAGAACCGTTTGTAAACTACCCCCTGAATTGAAAGAATCTTCTGGTCTAATCAGTAATAATCATGGAGCTACATTTTGGAGTCATAATGATAGTGATGGAAAAAAAATAATTTATGAAATTGATAGCACATGCAAATTATTAAGACAAGTTTTTATTAAAAATGCAAATAGTATAGATTGGGAAGATATCACTCAGGATCCATCAGGCAATATGTATATTGGAGATTTTGGAAATAATAATATAAATCGAAAGGACTTAACCATTTATAAAATTCCAAATCCATCCCTAATTGTTGAAGATACCATAATTGCTGAATCCATACATTTCACCTATTTAAATCAATTTGATTTTCCGCCTGCAAATGATCAAAAGAATTTTGATATGGAAGCGATGATTTGGTATCGAGATAGTCTGCATTTGTTTTCAAAAAACAGAACTACACCATTTTCAGGTTACACCTATCATCATGTTTTACCTGACAAACCTGGTCAATATCAAACAATTTTAAGAGATAGCGTAGTCACAGGATTAGGATCTATGTTTCAGAATTGGGTTACCGGGGCCGCCTTAAGTCCAAATGATGACAAATTAATGTTCCTTTCTTATGATCGGGGTTGGCTATTTGCTCCTTTTGATCCTGAACATATGATTCAGAACCCTCGTTTGGTTACTTTTTCCAATTTCTCTCAGACCGAAGGTATTTGTTTTACCAGTAATAACGACCTTTGGATTACGGATGAATTACAATCTGGAATTGGGGGCAAATTATATCATGCTAATCTAAGTCAAATAATAGCTACAAATAATTTAAATTTTACTTCCTTTCAAATCTATCCAAATCCAAGTTCAAATTATATTTACATCAATGAAAATAATATTCAACAAATTAAATTATTCAGCTATAATGGTCTTGAAATAAATCTTCCTTTTGAATCTATTGATCATCGAATGGATATTTCAACTTTAATCAACGGTTTTTATATCCTAAAACTTCAGAAAAATAATACCTGGTATTCTTTTAAACTAATAAAAACCTAA
- a CDS encoding CHAT domain-containing protein codes for MKIRSFIFLIFISFSLNAQQVDSLIIKQVDSLIKLNRLLVSKAKFDDAIIVIEKAQKLVLSTLGKKNTLYATCLFFHGRTMYFNGHLNEAEQLYLEAKSIRELILGKNNSDYAWTVNNLAGLYWQTGRYKRSENYYLEACSIREKVLGSEHPDYAWTLHNLAILYVDMGYYEKAEPLYLKAKEIREKVLGKSHPDYAYSLNHLANLYKRIGDLEKAEMMYLQAKEIFAGSKGMNHPDYAWCISNLSNLYQQMGNFKRAEILIREANQIREKTLGENHPDYISGLESLGTIYLDQGIFDTAEVLFLKAIEIRVKVYGKENLDFTVYNNNLGLLYQQVGNFKKAETIYLESKIILEKILEKEYPSNGEALAYLANLYVEMGDYVKAELYYLQAKEIFLKSFGKNHMDYLNATFGLTDLFLKTGKFNEAKKYAQEFGLLQREMFIKTSNYLSEQELNLYINEFNQKLNLNYLIAENDPEFGGFCYDNILFYKGYMLQSINEIKRLTKVDSNLKESFLQYKSFQRRLGIEYSKPIKEQKEVDELEERCNSLEKLMAKSARKYRELKKQLKWQEIQEKLKDNEVAIEFFQYYRKDTVETTNYAAMLLRSGLKQPKFIPLFEEKSLDSLLKSKSDRKADYVNSLYTLTDRGAVALETPKKSLYEILWKPLGKELAGVKTIYFSPSGLLHRINLDAIPISETETLADKYQLIELNSTRQLVVPTQIKNGNNDAILYGGIQFEQDSIIPNNEPLVASRSRGLLSFNYVDSTLRGGTWNYLAGTEREVNTIEKMMLTSGIQTKLKKGYDASEDSFKNIGANNNPSPRILHIATHGYFFVDPKEGHQSSVISRQEESVFKMSEHPMLRSGLIMAGGNAAWQGKQTLEGREDGILTAYEISQMNLFNTELVVLSACETGLGDIQGNEGVYGLQRAFKIAGAKYLIMSLWQVPDKQTSLLMTTFYKKWLEDKMTIPDAFHAAQKQLRDNGLDPYNWAGFVLVE; via the coding sequence ATGAAAATTCGTTCCTTCATTTTTTTAATATTTATTTCATTTTCCTTGAATGCTCAGCAAGTTGATTCATTAATAATTAAACAAGTGGACAGTCTTATTAAGTTGAATAGATTACTTGTTTCAAAAGCTAAGTTTGATGATGCGATTATTGTAATTGAGAAAGCACAAAAATTAGTATTGAGTACACTTGGTAAAAAAAATACTTTGTATGCTACTTGTTTGTTTTTTCATGGGAGAACTATGTATTTTAATGGTCATCTAAACGAGGCAGAACAGCTGTATTTGGAGGCTAAATCAATAAGAGAATTGATCTTAGGTAAAAACAACTCAGATTATGCCTGGACCGTTAATAATCTAGCAGGTTTATATTGGCAAACTGGTAGGTATAAACGCTCTGAAAATTATTATTTAGAAGCCTGTTCTATTAGGGAAAAGGTACTTGGAAGTGAACATCCTGACTATGCTTGGACACTACATAATTTAGCCATACTTTATGTTGATATGGGTTATTATGAGAAAGCAGAACCACTATATTTAAAAGCCAAAGAAATAAGAGAGAAGGTATTGGGAAAAAGTCATCCAGATTATGCCTATAGTTTGAATCACTTAGCGAATTTATATAAACGAATAGGGGATTTAGAAAAAGCAGAAATGATGTATCTTCAAGCCAAAGAGATATTCGCAGGTTCGAAAGGGATGAATCATCCTGATTATGCCTGGTGTATAAGTAATTTGTCTAATCTTTATCAGCAAATGGGAAACTTTAAAAGAGCAGAAATCCTGATTCGTGAAGCTAACCAGATTAGAGAAAAAACGCTAGGAGAAAATCACCCCGACTACATTTCAGGCCTTGAAAGTTTAGGAACCATTTATTTGGATCAGGGAATCTTTGACACTGCTGAAGTTTTGTTTTTAAAAGCAATTGAGATAAGAGTAAAGGTATATGGAAAGGAAAACTTGGATTTTACGGTGTATAATAATAATCTTGGATTATTGTATCAGCAAGTGGGAAACTTTAAAAAAGCAGAAACAATTTATTTAGAATCTAAAATAATTCTTGAAAAGATTTTAGAAAAGGAATATCCTTCCAATGGAGAAGCTTTGGCTTATCTAGCAAATTTGTATGTCGAAATGGGAGACTATGTTAAGGCTGAATTGTATTATTTACAAGCTAAAGAAATATTTCTAAAATCATTTGGAAAAAATCATATGGATTATCTGAATGCCACATTTGGGCTAACGGATTTATTTCTCAAAACAGGAAAGTTTAATGAAGCTAAAAAATATGCACAGGAATTTGGTTTATTACAAAGGGAAATGTTTATTAAGACATCTAATTACCTTTCTGAACAAGAGTTAAACCTATATATAAATGAATTTAACCAGAAACTTAACTTGAACTATTTGATCGCAGAAAATGATCCTGAATTTGGTGGATTTTGTTATGACAATATACTTTTCTATAAAGGATATATGTTGCAATCGATTAATGAAATTAAACGATTAACAAAAGTGGATAGTAATCTTAAGGAAAGTTTTTTACAGTATAAATCTTTTCAAAGAAGGTTAGGAATAGAATATTCAAAACCGATTAAGGAACAAAAGGAAGTTGACGAATTAGAAGAAAGATGCAATAGTTTGGAAAAACTAATGGCCAAGTCAGCTAGAAAATATAGAGAATTAAAGAAGCAATTGAAGTGGCAGGAAATTCAGGAAAAATTGAAAGACAATGAAGTTGCCATTGAATTTTTTCAATATTACAGGAAAGATACAGTTGAGACAACAAATTATGCTGCTATGCTATTAAGGTCAGGGTTAAAACAACCAAAATTTATTCCCCTTTTTGAAGAAAAGTCTCTTGACTCTTTATTGAAATCCAAATCAGATCGCAAAGCTGATTATGTAAATAGTTTATACACACTAACTGATCGCGGTGCAGTCGCTTTAGAAACTCCCAAAAAATCTTTGTACGAGATTCTTTGGAAACCCCTTGGAAAAGAACTGGCCGGAGTCAAAACCATTTATTTTTCTCCAAGCGGGTTATTGCATAGAATTAATTTAGATGCGATTCCCATTTCTGAGACCGAAACGCTAGCCGATAAATATCAATTGATCGAATTAAACAGTACTCGTCAATTAGTCGTTCCAACACAAATAAAAAATGGAAATAACGATGCCATTTTATATGGTGGCATTCAATTTGAACAAGACAGTATTATTCCTAACAATGAACCCTTAGTCGCTTCGCGATCGAGAGGATTATTGTCATTTAATTATGTTGATTCTACTTTAAGAGGTGGCACTTGGAATTATTTGGCAGGCACAGAACGTGAAGTGAATACCATTGAAAAAATGATGCTGACAAGCGGAATACAAACCAAATTAAAGAAAGGATATGATGCCTCAGAAGATTCATTTAAAAATATAGGTGCAAATAATAATCCATCCCCTAGAATATTACATATAGCAACGCATGGATATTTCTTTGTTGATCCAAAGGAGGGTCATCAGTCATCAGTCATCAGTCGTCAGGAGGAATCGGTATTCAAAATGTCAGAACATCCAATGCTTCGCTCTGGTCTTATTATGGCTGGAGGAAATGCGGCATGGCAGGGTAAACAAACTCTGGAAGGACGAGAAGATGGAATTCTTACGGCATATGAAATTTCACAAATGAATTTATTCAATACTGAATTAGTTGTGCTTTCAGCATGTGAAACTGGACTTGGTGATATCCAAGGCAATGAAGGAGTTTATGGATTGCAACGTGCGTTCAAAATTGCCGGTGCGAAATATTTGATCATGAGTTTGTGGCAGGTACCGGATAAACAGACTTCCCTGCTGATGACAACTTTTTATAAGAAGTGGCTGGAAGATAAAATGACGATACCGGATGCTTTTCATGCTGCCCAGAAGCAGTTGCGTGACAATGGATTGGATCCTTACAATTGGGCGGGGTTTGTGTTGGTGGAATAA
- a CDS encoding CHAT domain-containing protein, whose product MKKGIYFIILIYVPKFCFAQTFDTLTITQTFDTLTITQTIDSLIRVSHKWLEENNGEKSLVILKSADKLCKKTFGISSQTYASICYEYGDHYETIGDFVNAEKWFKNAIEIQGKANQSLEYAKTLNALANIYADQGQIGPAENYYKIALDIREQKLGKSHPDYARILNNLAGVYQFTGEYDKAISLFNEVKKIFGSINGIDSIEYAFCLHNLANVYFEIGNYNQAELYYTNSLSIREKLNGRNDPQCAASINCLGNLYSAMGLSDKALNLFQEALEIYRSTVGENNFYLAGCLNNIAEIFSQRMQFDQAEDYYIKAKAIFEKTLGKESPDYAMTIDNMANMYFNKQDFKQAEKLYLEAFEIRKNIFGLVHPEVANSLSNLGSFYTNRNMPLQARPYLSQAKEIWEKIFGKDHPDYVLALNNLICHYWLTNQNKELKESLIESNRIEKKLVTGASRHLSEFELSSYIKAFSSSLDRVFSYCDVSHSLQGECYNNVLFYKGYLLNAAAQISRIAHLDSNLIETFNELKLCNQNLSRELTLPLENRSKDKIESLEENINIIEKDLARKGRSLEETQKEIGFQDLIHSLKPNEAVIEFVHFNFIKAEFTDSIIYAALLIRKDLLEPVYIKLFEQKSLDSLLKFENSRRSEYVNTLYTLTDRGIKDQTNSRRNLADILWTPLEPFLAGINTVYYASTGLLHRINFDAIAINDQETIADSYHLIGLGSTRQLVQQIPFEIKNNDAVLFGGINFEEDTISNNKNRMPTEINSDKKEHLLISNNDMKLTIWDFLPGTEREVNSLQKIMQSARINVNLKKGYEATEESFKNIGTNNKSSPRILHIATHGYFFPDLKESLLASVTSPQNEIVFKTSDHPMLRSGLIMAGGNAAWQGKQTLEGKEDGILTAYEISQMNLSNTELVVLSACETGLGDIQGNEGVYGLQRAFKIAGAKYLIMSLWQVPDKQTSLLMTTFYKKWLEDKMSIPDAFHAAQKQMRENGLDPYNWAGFVLVE is encoded by the coding sequence ATGAAGAAGGGGATTTACTTTATAATTTTGATTTATGTACCTAAATTTTGTTTTGCACAAACATTTGATACCTTAACTATAACACAAACATTTGATACCTTAACTATAACACAAACAATAGATAGTTTAATTCGGGTATCACACAAATGGCTTGAAGAAAACAATGGAGAAAAATCATTAGTTATACTTAAATCAGCAGATAAACTTTGTAAAAAGACCTTTGGTATTAGTTCACAAACTTATGCATCTATATGCTATGAATATGGTGATCATTATGAAACCATAGGAGATTTTGTAAATGCAGAAAAGTGGTTTAAAAATGCGATTGAAATACAAGGCAAGGCGAATCAAAGTCTTGAGTATGCAAAGACCTTAAATGCACTCGCGAATATATATGCTGATCAAGGTCAGATCGGACCAGCAGAAAATTATTATAAAATTGCATTAGATATTAGAGAACAAAAATTAGGTAAAAGTCATCCAGATTATGCTAGAATTTTAAACAATCTCGCAGGCGTTTATCAATTTACAGGAGAATATGATAAAGCTATTTCATTATTTAATGAGGTAAAAAAAATATTTGGTTCAATAAATGGAATAGACAGTATAGAATATGCATTTTGTTTGCATAATTTAGCAAATGTGTATTTTGAAATAGGTAATTATAATCAGGCAGAATTATATTATACCAATTCGTTATCCATTCGTGAAAAGCTCAATGGAAGGAACGACCCACAATGTGCTGCGAGTATAAACTGTCTTGGTAATTTATATTCTGCCATGGGATTATCAGATAAAGCCTTAAATCTATTTCAAGAAGCTTTGGAAATATATAGGTCAACAGTTGGTGAAAACAATTTTTATTTGGCTGGATGTTTAAATAACATAGCAGAAATATTTAGTCAAAGAATGCAATTTGATCAAGCTGAAGATTATTATATAAAAGCTAAAGCAATATTTGAAAAAACACTGGGAAAGGAAAGCCCTGATTATGCTATGACGATTGACAACATGGCTAATATGTATTTTAATAAACAAGATTTTAAACAAGCAGAAAAATTATATTTGGAAGCATTTGAAATTAGAAAAAATATTTTTGGTTTAGTTCACCCTGAAGTTGCCAATAGCTTAAGTAATCTTGGAAGTTTTTATACAAATCGCAATATGCCTTTGCAAGCAAGACCCTATTTGTCACAAGCCAAAGAAATATGGGAAAAGATTTTTGGAAAGGATCATCCAGATTATGTTTTGGCATTAAATAATTTAATTTGTCATTATTGGTTAACGAATCAAAATAAGGAACTTAAGGAAAGTTTAATTGAATCAAATCGAATTGAAAAAAAACTAGTTACAGGAGCTTCCAGACACCTTTCAGAATTTGAATTGTCTAGTTATATAAAAGCATTTTCTTCGAGTCTTGATAGAGTATTTTCTTACTGTGATGTAAGTCATTCTTTACAAGGAGAATGTTATAATAATGTACTTTTTTATAAGGGGTATTTGTTAAATGCAGCTGCACAAATAAGTAGGATAGCTCATCTTGATAGCAATTTAATCGAGACATTTAATGAATTAAAGCTTTGCAATCAAAATTTGAGTAGGGAACTAACTTTACCTTTGGAAAATAGATCAAAAGACAAAATAGAATCACTTGAAGAAAATATTAATATTATTGAAAAGGATTTGGCTAGAAAAGGAAGGAGTCTGGAAGAAACACAGAAGGAAATTGGATTTCAAGACTTAATCCATTCTTTAAAACCAAATGAGGCGGTAATAGAATTTGTACATTTTAATTTTATAAAAGCAGAATTTACAGATAGTATAATTTATGCTGCTTTGCTGATAAGAAAGGATTTATTAGAACCTGTTTACATAAAGCTATTTGAACAAAAGTCACTGGATAGCCTTTTGAAATTTGAGAATTCCAGACGATCTGAATATGTAAATACTTTATATACATTAACTGATCGGGGTATTAAGGATCAGACTAATTCAAGGAGGAATTTGGCTGATATTCTATGGACGCCATTAGAACCCTTTTTGGCAGGTATTAATACAGTATATTATGCTTCAACGGGTCTACTCCATCGGATTAATTTTGATGCTATAGCCATTAATGATCAGGAAACAATAGCCGATTCTTATCACCTTATTGGATTAGGAAGCACAAGGCAATTGGTACAACAAATACCATTTGAAATTAAAAACAATGATGCTGTATTATTTGGAGGAATTAATTTTGAGGAAGATACTATTAGCAACAATAAAAATAGAATGCCGACTGAAATAAATTCAGATAAAAAAGAGCATTTGTTGATTAGTAATAATGATATGAAATTAACAATTTGGGATTTTTTACCCGGAACGGAACGAGAGGTCAATTCTCTTCAAAAAATAATGCAATCCGCAAGAATTAATGTCAACCTTAAAAAGGGATATGAGGCAACAGAAGAATCATTTAAGAATATTGGAACTAATAATAAATCTTCACCCAGAATATTACATATAGCAACACACGGATATTTTTTCCCAGATCTCAAGGAAAGTCTTCTAGCGTCTGTCACCAGTCCTCAGAATGAAATCGTGTTCAAAACGTCAGACCATCCAATGCTCAGATCTGGATTAATTATGGCTGGAGGTAATGCAGCCTGGCAAGGGAAACAAACATTGGAAGGAAAAGAAGATGGAATATTGACAGCTTATGAAATCAGTCAAATGAATTTATCTAATACAGAATTAGTAGTTCTATCTGCATGTGAAACAGGATTAGGAGATATTCAAGGCAATGAGGGCGTGTATGGATTACAACGCGCATTCAAAATTGCAGGGGCGAAATATTTAATCATGAGTTTGTGGCAGGTTCCGGATAAACAAACTTCTTTGTTGATGACGACCTTTTATAAAAAATGGTTGGAGGACAAGATGAGCATACCGGATGCATTTCATGCTGCCCAGAAACAAATGAGGGAAAATGGATTGGATCCTTACAATTGGGCTGGGTTTGTATTGGTGGAATAG
- a CDS encoding thioredoxin family protein: MKKLMCAFLMFTISLFSIKAQGYQIGQTVEDFNLKNVDGKMIGLKDYKDANGYIVIFTCNHCPYAIMYEQRIIDLHKKYAKLGYPVIAINPNDPNVVPDDSFEAMQKLSKKKKYPFAYVIDEGQQVYPKFGATKTPHVYLLDKNKVVRYIGAIDDNAQDIKAVKIKYVENAIASISAGTTPDPAVTKAIGCSIKKKS, encoded by the coding sequence ATGAAAAAATTAATGTGTGCTTTTTTAATGTTTACGATATCACTTTTTTCAATAAAGGCTCAGGGATATCAAATTGGACAAACCGTTGAGGATTTTAATTTGAAAAATGTCGACGGCAAAATGATTGGCTTGAAGGATTATAAGGATGCGAATGGCTATATCGTGATTTTTACATGTAATCATTGCCCATATGCAATCATGTATGAGCAAAGGATCATTGATTTACATAAAAAATATGCAAAACTGGGTTATCCTGTCATTGCTATCAATCCAAATGATCCAAATGTTGTGCCGGATGATAGTTTTGAAGCTATGCAAAAATTATCAAAGAAGAAAAAATATCCGTTTGCCTATGTTATTGATGAAGGACAACAAGTATATCCTAAATTTGGAGCTACAAAGACACCTCATGTTTATTTATTAGATAAAAACAAAGTAGTACGGTACATTGGCGCTATTGATGATAACGCTCAAGACATCAAAGCAGTTAAAATTAAATATGTTGAAAATGCGATCGCTTCAATATCTGCAGGAACCACTCCAGATCCAGCAGTAACTAAAGCCATTGGTTGCAGCATTAAAAAGAAAAGTTAG
- a CDS encoding T9SS type A sorting domain-containing protein yields the protein MKHVIFLLLIFMVTNAYSQSITRISIEQGGISINQIVNMSSYSSLGSTQGLKLGAMNCTNEDRSRGEILLINYSNPTDIKFGLILSNSTGNLSLKKVIHITTDELFLLGAYSEAGSIGSMFFGFYNIKTHFFHNVNWLKLDKDPNFILNPIDVIYSNRSYYILAETYVNIKSALNNKIVLIKYDGVNVQWSKIYNDNNPIHSESPSSITLSPSGNLIIGGSFKSETDVFYRMMLAQIDLDGQAMNLKSVELKSSDRSYSHRYGWTYVKSKAPNIHLFSQSVVGRDGEGPVLVTMFDTSLALRTWRNYTAPIRVESANIDGNFFLFGGQVPVESGGEGFALLKVNSANAIVEQFKNFKKELKNSSIATSSASLYDRGSDKIWTMIKPNGGNENDLILLENQAVIDHECSEDLSSSVAKDPIDIKDMDMVATPLELTMTKLDCNSNEVKLLNKEICSSSGTGINSNINLSIFPNPFNDHLTVESDQMIEHIEILSVDGRPHKSLFQKENKINLDLHLSQGIYFLKIYFINGYTHLEKVLCYY from the coding sequence ATGAAACATGTCATTTTTTTACTATTAATATTCATGGTTACAAATGCATATAGCCAATCCATAACCAGAATATCCATTGAACAAGGTGGAATAAGTATCAATCAAATAGTGAATATGAGTAGTTACAGTTCACTGGGAAGTACTCAAGGACTAAAACTTGGAGCTATGAATTGTACCAATGAAGATAGAAGCCGAGGAGAAATTTTGTTGATTAATTATTCCAATCCAACAGATATAAAGTTTGGTCTAATCCTCTCTAATAGCACAGGAAATCTTTCTTTAAAAAAAGTAATCCATATAACTACTGATGAACTATTTCTATTGGGAGCCTATTCCGAGGCTGGATCTATTGGATCTATGTTTTTTGGGTTTTACAATATTAAAACTCATTTTTTCCACAATGTGAATTGGCTTAAATTAGATAAGGACCCCAATTTTATTTTGAACCCTATAGATGTTATTTATAGCAATAGAAGCTATTATATTCTCGCTGAAACTTATGTCAATATCAAATCTGCCCTAAACAATAAAATCGTTTTGATTAAATATGATGGTGTAAATGTGCAATGGTCTAAAATATATAATGATAATAATCCTATTCATTCTGAATCTCCAAGTTCAATAACTTTATCACCTAGTGGAAATTTAATAATTGGAGGTTCATTTAAATCAGAAACGGATGTTTTTTACAGAATGATGCTTGCACAAATAGATCTAGATGGTCAAGCAATGAATCTGAAGAGCGTTGAATTAAAAAGTTCAGATAGGAGTTATAGTCATCGTTACGGGTGGACCTATGTTAAATCCAAAGCACCAAATATTCATTTATTTTCTCAGTCAGTGGTAGGAAGAGATGGCGAAGGGCCTGTTTTGGTAACGATGTTCGATACCTCATTAGCACTTCGAACCTGGAGGAATTACACAGCGCCTATTCGTGTGGAATCTGCCAATATTGATGGAAACTTTTTTTTATTTGGAGGTCAAGTACCTGTGGAATCGGGAGGCGAGGGATTTGCCTTATTGAAAGTAAATTCAGCAAATGCCATCGTAGAACAATTTAAAAATTTTAAAAAAGAATTAAAAAATTCAAGTATTGCAACGAGTTCTGCATCCTTATACGACAGAGGTTCAGACAAAATATGGACTATGATAAAGCCAAATGGAGGTAATGAAAATGATCTGATTTTATTAGAAAATCAAGCAGTCATAGATCATGAATGTAGTGAAGACTTATCATCCTCTGTTGCTAAAGATCCCATTGACATTAAAGATATGGATATGGTTGCCACCCCATTAGAATTGACCATGACTAAACTTGATTGTAATAGTAATGAAGTGAAATTACTCAATAAAGAGATTTGTAGTTCATCCGGTACTGGAATCAATTCTAATATAAATTTATCTATTTTTCCAAATCCATTCAATGATCATTTAACCGTGGAATCTGACCAAATGATAGAGCACATTGAAATATTAAGTGTGGATGGAAGGCCACATAAAAGTTTATTTCAAAAAGAGAATAAAATCAACCTAGATCTTCACCTATCGCAAGGAATTTATTTCTTAAAAATTTATTTTATAAATGGATATACTCATTTAGAAAAAGTTTTATGTTATTATTAA
- a CDS encoding TlpA family protein disulfide reductase, protein MPIQFLLFLFCVFKLQLTVSQNISRENIPIVDTKTLFSLIDKQDDTLRVFNFWATWCKPCVQELPYFEELNQDQKNKKFILYLVSLDFKTSIDKKLKPFILKKKLSSKVLLFDGGNPNDWIDRIDPNWSGSIPASLVSLNGKKIFEEGEFENLQSLNAFIKKIYK, encoded by the coding sequence ATGCCAATTCAATTTTTACTCTTCCTTTTTTGTGTCTTCAAATTACAACTGACTGTTTCTCAAAATATTAGCAGAGAAAATATTCCTATTGTAGATACAAAAACCCTGTTTTCGTTGATTGATAAACAAGATGATACCCTACGTGTATTTAACTTTTGGGCCACTTGGTGTAAGCCTTGTGTTCAGGAATTACCTTATTTTGAAGAACTTAATCAGGACCAAAAAAATAAAAAATTTATACTCTATCTGGTTAGCCTTGACTTCAAGACAAGCATAGACAAAAAGTTAAAACCCTTCATTCTCAAGAAAAAACTTTCATCAAAGGTCTTGTTATTTGATGGCGGTAATCCTAATGATTGGATAGATCGTATTGATCCCAATTGGTCTGGCTCCATTCCTGCAAGTTTAGTTTCATTGAATGGGAAAAAAATATTTGAAGAAGGTGAATTTGAAAATCTTCAAAGTTTAAATGCTTTTATAAAAAAAATTTACAAATAA